One segment of Chlorocebus sabaeus isolate Y175 unplaced genomic scaffold, mChlSab1.0.hap1 unalloc_scaffold_114, whole genome shotgun sequence DNA contains the following:
- the LOC119624812 gene encoding tubulin beta-8 chain-like isoform X3, with product MREIVLTQAGQCGNQISAKFWEVISDEHAIDSAGTYHGDSRLQLERIDVYYNEACGQSGAGNNWARGHYTEGAELMESVMDVVRKEAESCDCLQGFQLTHSLGGGTGSGMGTLLLSKIREEYPDRIINTFSILPSPKVSDTVVEPYNATLSVHQLIENADETFCIDNEALYDICSRTLKLPTPTYGDLNHLVSATMSGVTTCLRFPGQLNADLRKLAVNMVPFPRLHFFMPGFAPLTSRGSQQYRALTVAELTQQMFDARNMMAACDPRHGRYLTAAAIFRGRMPMREVDEQMFNIQNKNSSYFADWLPHNVKTAVCDIPPRGLKMSATFIGNNTAIQELFKRVSEQFTAMFRRKAFLHWYTGEGMDEMEFTEAESNMNDLVSEYQQYQDATAEEEEFEEYAEEEEEEV from the exons ATGCGGGAGATCGTGCTCACGCAGGCCGGGCAGTGCGGGAACCAGATCAGCGCCAAG TTCTGGGAGGTGATCTCGGACGAACACGCCATCGACTCCGCGGGCACCTACCACGGGGACAGCCGCCTGCAGCTGGAGCGCATCGATGTGTACTACAACGAGGCCTGCG GTCAGAGTGGGGCCGGAAACAACTGGGCCAGGGGGCACTACACGGAAGGTGCGGAGCTGATGGAGTCAGTGATGGACGTTGTCAGAAAGGAGGCTGAGAGCtgtgactgcctgcagggtttCCAGCTGACCCACTCCCTGGGTGGGGGGACGGGGTCTGGGATGGGTACCCTTCTGCTCAGTAAGATCCGGGAGGAGTACCCAGACAGGATCATAAACACATTCAGCATCCTGCCCTCGCCCAAGGTGTCAGACACGGTGGTGGAGCCCTACAACGCCACCCTCTCCGTCCACCAGCTCATAGAAAATGCAGACGAGACCTTCTGTATAGACAACGAAGCGTTATACGACATCTGTTCCAGGACCCTGAAACTGCCCACGCCCACCTACGGTGACCTGAACCACctggtgtctgccaccatgaGCGGGGTCACCACGTGCCTGCGCTTCCCAGGCCAGCTGAATGCTGACCTGCGGAAGCTGGCCGTGAACATGGTCCCGTTTCCCCGGCTGCACTTCTTCATGCCCGGCTTTGCCCCCCTGACCAGCCGGGGCAGCCAGCAGTACCGGGCCCTGACGGTGGCTGAGCTTACACAGCAGATGTTTGACGCCAGGAATATGATGGCCGCGTGTGACCCCCGTCATGGCCGCTACCTAACGGCGGCTGCCATTTTCAGGGGTCGCATGCCCATGAGGGAGGTGGATGAACAAATGTTCAACATTCAAAATAAGAACAGCAGCTACTTCGCTGACTGGCTCCCCCACAACGTCAAAACAGCCGTCTGTGACATCCCACCCCGGGGGCTAAAAATGTCAGCCACTTTCATTGGGAACAACACAGCCATCCAGGAGCTCTTCAAGCGTGTCTCAGAGCAGTTTACAGCAATGTTCCGGCGCAAGGCCTTCCTCCATTGGTATACGGGCGAGGGGATGGATGAGATGGAATTTACGGAGGCAGAGAGCAACATGAATGACCTGGTTTCTGAGTATCAACAGTATCAGGATGCCACAGCTGAGGAGGAGGAGTTTGAGGAATatgctgaggaagaggaggaggaggtctaG
- the LOC119624812 gene encoding tubulin beta-8 chain-like isoform X5, which yields MREIVLTQAGQCGNQISAKFWEVISDEHAIDSAGTYHGDSRLQLERIDVYYNEACGGRYVPRAVLVDLEPGTLDSVRSGPFGQIFQLTHSLGGGTGSGMGTLLLSKIREEYPDRIINTFSILPSPKVSDTVVEPYNATLSVHQLIENADETFCIDNEALYDICSRTLKLPTPTYGDLNHLVSATMSGVTTCLRFPGQLNADLRKLAVNMVPFPRLHFFMPGFAPLTSRGSQQYRALTVAELTQQMFDARNMMAACDPRHGRYLTAAAIFRGRMPMREVDEQMFNIQNKNSSYFADWLPHNVKTAVCDIPPRGLKMSATFIGNNTAIQELFKRVSEQFTAMFRRKAFLHWYTGEGMDEMEFTEAESNMNDLVSEYQQYQDATAEEEEFEEYAEEEEEEV from the exons ATGCGGGAGATCGTGCTCACGCAGGCCGGGCAGTGCGGGAACCAGATCAGCGCCAAG TTCTGGGAGGTGATCTCGGACGAACACGCCATCGACTCCGCGGGCACCTACCACGGGGACAGCCGCCTGCAGCTGGAGCGCATCGATGTGTACTACAACGAGGCCTGCG GTGGCAGGTACGTGCCCCGCGCTGTGCTGGTGGATCTGGAGCCGGGCACCCTGGACTCTGTGCGCTCGGGGCCTTTCGGGCAGAT tttCCAGCTGACCCACTCCCTGGGTGGGGGGACGGGGTCTGGGATGGGTACCCTTCTGCTCAGTAAGATCCGGGAGGAGTACCCAGACAGGATCATAAACACATTCAGCATCCTGCCCTCGCCCAAGGTGTCAGACACGGTGGTGGAGCCCTACAACGCCACCCTCTCCGTCCACCAGCTCATAGAAAATGCAGACGAGACCTTCTGTATAGACAACGAAGCGTTATACGACATCTGTTCCAGGACCCTGAAACTGCCCACGCCCACCTACGGTGACCTGAACCACctggtgtctgccaccatgaGCGGGGTCACCACGTGCCTGCGCTTCCCAGGCCAGCTGAATGCTGACCTGCGGAAGCTGGCCGTGAACATGGTCCCGTTTCCCCGGCTGCACTTCTTCATGCCCGGCTTTGCCCCCCTGACCAGCCGGGGCAGCCAGCAGTACCGGGCCCTGACGGTGGCTGAGCTTACACAGCAGATGTTTGACGCCAGGAATATGATGGCCGCGTGTGACCCCCGTCATGGCCGCTACCTAACGGCGGCTGCCATTTTCAGGGGTCGCATGCCCATGAGGGAGGTGGATGAACAAATGTTCAACATTCAAAATAAGAACAGCAGCTACTTCGCTGACTGGCTCCCCCACAACGTCAAAACAGCCGTCTGTGACATCCCACCCCGGGGGCTAAAAATGTCAGCCACTTTCATTGGGAACAACACAGCCATCCAGGAGCTCTTCAAGCGTGTCTCAGAGCAGTTTACAGCAATGTTCCGGCGCAAGGCCTTCCTCCATTGGTATACGGGCGAGGGGATGGATGAGATGGAATTTACGGAGGCAGAGAGCAACATGAATGACCTGGTTTCTGAGTATCAACAGTATCAGGATGCCACAGCTGAGGAGGAGGAGTTTGAGGAATatgctgaggaagaggaggaggaggtctaG
- the LOC119624812 gene encoding tubulin beta-8 chain-like isoform X4, translated as MREIVLTQAGQCGRYVPRAVLVDLEPGTLDSVRSGPFGQIFRPDNFIFGQSGAGNNWARGHYTEGAELMESVMDVVRKEAESCDCLQGFQLTHSLGGGTGSGMGTLLLSKIREEYPDRIINTFSILPSPKVSDTVVEPYNATLSVHQLIENADETFCIDNEALYDICSRTLKLPTPTYGDLNHLVSATMSGVTTCLRFPGQLNADLRKLAVNMVPFPRLHFFMPGFAPLTSRGSQQYRALTVAELTQQMFDARNMMAACDPRHGRYLTAAAIFRGRMPMREVDEQMFNIQNKNSSYFADWLPHNVKTAVCDIPPRGLKMSATFIGNNTAIQELFKRVSEQFTAMFRRKAFLHWYTGEGMDEMEFTEAESNMNDLVSEYQQYQDATAEEEEFEEYAEEEEEEV; from the exons ATGCGGGAGATCGTGCTCACGCAGGCCGGGCAGT GTGGCAGGTACGTGCCCCGCGCTGTGCTGGTGGATCTGGAGCCGGGCACCCTGGACTCTGTGCGCTCGGGGCCTTTCGGGCAGATCTTCAGGCCGGACAACTTCATCTTCG GTCAGAGTGGGGCCGGAAACAACTGGGCCAGGGGGCACTACACGGAAGGTGCGGAGCTGATGGAGTCAGTGATGGACGTTGTCAGAAAGGAGGCTGAGAGCtgtgactgcctgcagggtttCCAGCTGACCCACTCCCTGGGTGGGGGGACGGGGTCTGGGATGGGTACCCTTCTGCTCAGTAAGATCCGGGAGGAGTACCCAGACAGGATCATAAACACATTCAGCATCCTGCCCTCGCCCAAGGTGTCAGACACGGTGGTGGAGCCCTACAACGCCACCCTCTCCGTCCACCAGCTCATAGAAAATGCAGACGAGACCTTCTGTATAGACAACGAAGCGTTATACGACATCTGTTCCAGGACCCTGAAACTGCCCACGCCCACCTACGGTGACCTGAACCACctggtgtctgccaccatgaGCGGGGTCACCACGTGCCTGCGCTTCCCAGGCCAGCTGAATGCTGACCTGCGGAAGCTGGCCGTGAACATGGTCCCGTTTCCCCGGCTGCACTTCTTCATGCCCGGCTTTGCCCCCCTGACCAGCCGGGGCAGCCAGCAGTACCGGGCCCTGACGGTGGCTGAGCTTACACAGCAGATGTTTGACGCCAGGAATATGATGGCCGCGTGTGACCCCCGTCATGGCCGCTACCTAACGGCGGCTGCCATTTTCAGGGGTCGCATGCCCATGAGGGAGGTGGATGAACAAATGTTCAACATTCAAAATAAGAACAGCAGCTACTTCGCTGACTGGCTCCCCCACAACGTCAAAACAGCCGTCTGTGACATCCCACCCCGGGGGCTAAAAATGTCAGCCACTTTCATTGGGAACAACACAGCCATCCAGGAGCTCTTCAAGCGTGTCTCAGAGCAGTTTACAGCAATGTTCCGGCGCAAGGCCTTCCTCCATTGGTATACGGGCGAGGGGATGGATGAGATGGAATTTACGGAGGCAGAGAGCAACATGAATGACCTGGTTTCTGAGTATCAACAGTATCAGGATGCCACAGCTGAGGAGGAGGAGTTTGAGGAATatgctgaggaagaggaggaggaggtctaG
- the LOC119624812 gene encoding tubulin beta-8 chain-like isoform X1, whose protein sequence is MREIVLTQAGQCGNQISAKFWEVISDEHAIDSAGTYHGDSRLQLERIDVYYNEACGGRYVPRAVLVDLEPGTLDSVRSGPFGQIFRPDNFIFGQSGAGNNWARGHYTEGAELMESVMDVVRKEAESCDCLQGFQLTHSLGGGTGSGMGTLLLSKIREEYPDRIINTFSILPSPKVSDTVVEPYNATLSVHQLIENADETFCIDNEALYDICSRTLKLPTPTYGDLNHLVSATMSGVTTCLRFPGQLNADLRKLAVNMVPFPRLHFFMPGFAPLTSRGSQQYRALTVAELTQQMFDARNMMAACDPRHGRYLTAAAIFRGRMPMREVDEQMFNIQNKNSSYFADWLPHNVKTAVCDIPPRGLKMSATFIGNNTAIQELFKRVSEQFTAMFRRKAFLHWYTGEGMDEMEFTEAESNMNDLVSEYQQYQDATAEEEEFEEYAEEEEEEV, encoded by the exons ATGCGGGAGATCGTGCTCACGCAGGCCGGGCAGTGCGGGAACCAGATCAGCGCCAAG TTCTGGGAGGTGATCTCGGACGAACACGCCATCGACTCCGCGGGCACCTACCACGGGGACAGCCGCCTGCAGCTGGAGCGCATCGATGTGTACTACAACGAGGCCTGCG GTGGCAGGTACGTGCCCCGCGCTGTGCTGGTGGATCTGGAGCCGGGCACCCTGGACTCTGTGCGCTCGGGGCCTTTCGGGCAGATCTTCAGGCCGGACAACTTCATCTTCG GTCAGAGTGGGGCCGGAAACAACTGGGCCAGGGGGCACTACACGGAAGGTGCGGAGCTGATGGAGTCAGTGATGGACGTTGTCAGAAAGGAGGCTGAGAGCtgtgactgcctgcagggtttCCAGCTGACCCACTCCCTGGGTGGGGGGACGGGGTCTGGGATGGGTACCCTTCTGCTCAGTAAGATCCGGGAGGAGTACCCAGACAGGATCATAAACACATTCAGCATCCTGCCCTCGCCCAAGGTGTCAGACACGGTGGTGGAGCCCTACAACGCCACCCTCTCCGTCCACCAGCTCATAGAAAATGCAGACGAGACCTTCTGTATAGACAACGAAGCGTTATACGACATCTGTTCCAGGACCCTGAAACTGCCCACGCCCACCTACGGTGACCTGAACCACctggtgtctgccaccatgaGCGGGGTCACCACGTGCCTGCGCTTCCCAGGCCAGCTGAATGCTGACCTGCGGAAGCTGGCCGTGAACATGGTCCCGTTTCCCCGGCTGCACTTCTTCATGCCCGGCTTTGCCCCCCTGACCAGCCGGGGCAGCCAGCAGTACCGGGCCCTGACGGTGGCTGAGCTTACACAGCAGATGTTTGACGCCAGGAATATGATGGCCGCGTGTGACCCCCGTCATGGCCGCTACCTAACGGCGGCTGCCATTTTCAGGGGTCGCATGCCCATGAGGGAGGTGGATGAACAAATGTTCAACATTCAAAATAAGAACAGCAGCTACTTCGCTGACTGGCTCCCCCACAACGTCAAAACAGCCGTCTGTGACATCCCACCCCGGGGGCTAAAAATGTCAGCCACTTTCATTGGGAACAACACAGCCATCCAGGAGCTCTTCAAGCGTGTCTCAGAGCAGTTTACAGCAATGTTCCGGCGCAAGGCCTTCCTCCATTGGTATACGGGCGAGGGGATGGATGAGATGGAATTTACGGAGGCAGAGAGCAACATGAATGACCTGGTTTCTGAGTATCAACAGTATCAGGATGCCACAGCTGAGGAGGAGGAGTTTGAGGAATatgctgaggaagaggaggaggaggtctaG
- the LOC119624812 gene encoding tubulin beta-8 chain-like isoform X2, whose product MREIVLTQAGQCGNQISAKFWEVISDEHAIDSAGTYHGDSRLQLERIDVYYNEACGGRYVPRAVLVDLEPGTLDSVRSGPFGQIFRPDNFIFGQSGAGNNWSCDCLQGFQLTHSLGGGTGSGMGTLLLSKIREEYPDRIINTFSILPSPKVSDTVVEPYNATLSVHQLIENADETFCIDNEALYDICSRTLKLPTPTYGDLNHLVSATMSGVTTCLRFPGQLNADLRKLAVNMVPFPRLHFFMPGFAPLTSRGSQQYRALTVAELTQQMFDARNMMAACDPRHGRYLTAAAIFRGRMPMREVDEQMFNIQNKNSSYFADWLPHNVKTAVCDIPPRGLKMSATFIGNNTAIQELFKRVSEQFTAMFRRKAFLHWYTGEGMDEMEFTEAESNMNDLVSEYQQYQDATAEEEEFEEYAEEEEEEV is encoded by the exons ATGCGGGAGATCGTGCTCACGCAGGCCGGGCAGTGCGGGAACCAGATCAGCGCCAAG TTCTGGGAGGTGATCTCGGACGAACACGCCATCGACTCCGCGGGCACCTACCACGGGGACAGCCGCCTGCAGCTGGAGCGCATCGATGTGTACTACAACGAGGCCTGCG GTGGCAGGTACGTGCCCCGCGCTGTGCTGGTGGATCTGGAGCCGGGCACCCTGGACTCTGTGCGCTCGGGGCCTTTCGGGCAGATCTTCAGGCCGGACAACTTCATCTTCG GTCAGAGTGGGGCCGGAAACAACTGG AGCtgtgactgcctgcagggtttCCAGCTGACCCACTCCCTGGGTGGGGGGACGGGGTCTGGGATGGGTACCCTTCTGCTCAGTAAGATCCGGGAGGAGTACCCAGACAGGATCATAAACACATTCAGCATCCTGCCCTCGCCCAAGGTGTCAGACACGGTGGTGGAGCCCTACAACGCCACCCTCTCCGTCCACCAGCTCATAGAAAATGCAGACGAGACCTTCTGTATAGACAACGAAGCGTTATACGACATCTGTTCCAGGACCCTGAAACTGCCCACGCCCACCTACGGTGACCTGAACCACctggtgtctgccaccatgaGCGGGGTCACCACGTGCCTGCGCTTCCCAGGCCAGCTGAATGCTGACCTGCGGAAGCTGGCCGTGAACATGGTCCCGTTTCCCCGGCTGCACTTCTTCATGCCCGGCTTTGCCCCCCTGACCAGCCGGGGCAGCCAGCAGTACCGGGCCCTGACGGTGGCTGAGCTTACACAGCAGATGTTTGACGCCAGGAATATGATGGCCGCGTGTGACCCCCGTCATGGCCGCTACCTAACGGCGGCTGCCATTTTCAGGGGTCGCATGCCCATGAGGGAGGTGGATGAACAAATGTTCAACATTCAAAATAAGAACAGCAGCTACTTCGCTGACTGGCTCCCCCACAACGTCAAAACAGCCGTCTGTGACATCCCACCCCGGGGGCTAAAAATGTCAGCCACTTTCATTGGGAACAACACAGCCATCCAGGAGCTCTTCAAGCGTGTCTCAGAGCAGTTTACAGCAATGTTCCGGCGCAAGGCCTTCCTCCATTGGTATACGGGCGAGGGGATGGATGAGATGGAATTTACGGAGGCAGAGAGCAACATGAATGACCTGGTTTCTGAGTATCAACAGTATCAGGATGCCACAGCTGAGGAGGAGGAGTTTGAGGAATatgctgaggaagaggaggaggaggtctaG
- the LOC119624812 gene encoding tubulin beta-8 chain-like isoform X6, with protein MREIVLTQAGQCGNQISAKFWEVISDEHAIDSAGTYHGDSRLQLERIDLTHSLGGGTGSGMGTLLLSKIREEYPDRIINTFSILPSPKVSDTVVEPYNATLSVHQLIENADETFCIDNEALYDICSRTLKLPTPTYGDLNHLVSATMSGVTTCLRFPGQLNADLRKLAVNMVPFPRLHFFMPGFAPLTSRGSQQYRALTVAELTQQMFDARNMMAACDPRHGRYLTAAAIFRGRMPMREVDEQMFNIQNKNSSYFADWLPHNVKTAVCDIPPRGLKMSATFIGNNTAIQELFKRVSEQFTAMFRRKAFLHWYTGEGMDEMEFTEAESNMNDLVSEYQQYQDATAEEEEFEEYAEEEEEEV; from the exons ATGCGGGAGATCGTGCTCACGCAGGCCGGGCAGTGCGGGAACCAGATCAGCGCCAAG TTCTGGGAGGTGATCTCGGACGAACACGCCATCGACTCCGCGGGCACCTACCACGGGGACAGCCGCCTGCAGCTGGAGCGCATCGAT CTGACCCACTCCCTGGGTGGGGGGACGGGGTCTGGGATGGGTACCCTTCTGCTCAGTAAGATCCGGGAGGAGTACCCAGACAGGATCATAAACACATTCAGCATCCTGCCCTCGCCCAAGGTGTCAGACACGGTGGTGGAGCCCTACAACGCCACCCTCTCCGTCCACCAGCTCATAGAAAATGCAGACGAGACCTTCTGTATAGACAACGAAGCGTTATACGACATCTGTTCCAGGACCCTGAAACTGCCCACGCCCACCTACGGTGACCTGAACCACctggtgtctgccaccatgaGCGGGGTCACCACGTGCCTGCGCTTCCCAGGCCAGCTGAATGCTGACCTGCGGAAGCTGGCCGTGAACATGGTCCCGTTTCCCCGGCTGCACTTCTTCATGCCCGGCTTTGCCCCCCTGACCAGCCGGGGCAGCCAGCAGTACCGGGCCCTGACGGTGGCTGAGCTTACACAGCAGATGTTTGACGCCAGGAATATGATGGCCGCGTGTGACCCCCGTCATGGCCGCTACCTAACGGCGGCTGCCATTTTCAGGGGTCGCATGCCCATGAGGGAGGTGGATGAACAAATGTTCAACATTCAAAATAAGAACAGCAGCTACTTCGCTGACTGGCTCCCCCACAACGTCAAAACAGCCGTCTGTGACATCCCACCCCGGGGGCTAAAAATGTCAGCCACTTTCATTGGGAACAACACAGCCATCCAGGAGCTCTTCAAGCGTGTCTCAGAGCAGTTTACAGCAATGTTCCGGCGCAAGGCCTTCCTCCATTGGTATACGGGCGAGGGGATGGATGAGATGGAATTTACGGAGGCAGAGAGCAACATGAATGACCTGGTTTCTGAGTATCAACAGTATCAGGATGCCACAGCTGAGGAGGAGGAGTTTGAGGAATatgctgaggaagaggaggaggaggtctaG